Genomic segment of Tursiops truncatus isolate mTurTru1 chromosome 5, mTurTru1.mat.Y, whole genome shotgun sequence:
cccccttcctaAGCGGTGAGGTCAGCGCAGATGCGCCCGCCTGGCCCCAGCTCACAGCGGGAGAGGGAAACGCGGCCGCCAGGTAAAGCTCCCAAGCAGAGTTGCAGTGACTCTCATGAAGGCTGTGGAAAAGTCCAGAACCCAAGAGGCCCAGGGAGCAGGGCTCCAAAGAGCAGCTTTGCTGACAAAATCTCACCGTGGGCACACAGACGGGTGTGGCATTGCTCAGCACTTCTTAGCAAATTGCTTCTCTGACACTGAATTATAATCTTCCTAAAAGGCAGCCATGGTGAGACTCGAGTGAAGCGTCACTTCCCATGTTCCCCTGGAGCCGCTGTTCTGGACGCTCTGGTGCTGCATTCCTGAGAGCTCCAGACTCAAAGGAGTGGCCAAGCGTACCAGCGCAGGTGCTTCTGTTGCAAGATCCAAATTAATCCACCTCCTCAGGCTTCTAGAGGCAGCTCTCCTCCCAGCCGGGCACTGAGCTCAGAGTGAGCGGCATCACCTGCCCAGGGGAAAAGCGCCTGCCTTGCCTGGCAGAGGCTCGAAGAGGGGTCCAGGCCGGAGAACAGCGCAACAGCCCTCCTCAGAACCCAGCCTCTGGCCTCTCTCCAGTCCACTGGTTCTCAAAAGCAGGGTGAAAAATGAATCGCTGAGGAGTTGTTGAATGCAAATCTGGGGGCCCCACCAGAGAGATGCTGACTTGGtataggtctggggtgggaccggGAATCCCCCAGCAGCCCTGGGTGACGTGTCGCACGCTGGAGCACTCCACCCAGGGCGAGTGGGTGCCACTGGTGCTCCGACACTGTTAGGGGCCAGGGATCACTGTGGAGAGCCTACCGCCCACAGCAAAGAGCCGGCTGTCACGGAAGCAGCCCACTGGCCCCACGGCCGGCTGCCCCTGGCTCACGCGGGCAGGCCCTGGCCACGCAGCTGGCCTCGCCACCTGCTTGCTGGTTGTCAGGAGGCTAAGGGACTGTGGCTGAGCCCGGCTTTTCCCCTGGAGAACTGAAAGCACAAGGCACCCACCTTTTCACTCGGCCAGTGTGGCATCAGGAAGGACAGACAAAAGGTAGTCTCCCACAAGAAATGGCCCATATTTATTGGAGTTGGCCTAGGAGATGGGAGCTTCTGTGTCTGACCTGAAGAGTGGAGAGGCTCTTTCTTGTCCAGCAGCAGAGAGtgaacatgactggtgtcctcagtAGCAGTGCCTGCACCTCTACGTGATGCCACGAAGTAGGGGGGGAATGCTTGTGGCACCCtggtgttttcctctaggagcaCTGTTACAAGCGAGGTTCTCTTCTATAGCAACGGTGCCACAGTCCACCATGGAGGGGTTAAAGAGCTTTCTAATGGGCTGTCCTGGAAACCTACCTATAATGCATGACACGGCTGCTCGGGGAATGTGCGTTCTGAAAGGCTCAACTCTAATTGCGAGCAAACGTGGGGAACATCATTTGCTTGCAAGGTAGGGCCCACCTCTATGACTCAGCTTTGAATGTTTCTGAGGAGGCTGGGGACAAAGCCCGGGCCCTGACGGCAGAGGCCTGGCATGAATGCGCCTAAGAGGACCTCAGGCAGCCTCCTCACGGACGGGCTGAGCCAGCttcattccacaggctgaagGTCAGGGCGTGCCAGGCTCTCGGTGGGCCCTTGGTCAAGGGCCCATGAATAAGGAGACTGTGAATGTTGCTTAGGGCCGTGACCCCTCCTGCAGTGGGGTCCAACTGTCCTACCTACCAACCACAAAGCCAAAACCTCATTGCAGGGCTCTGGCCTAGAAGACAGAAAAGCCACTTTCTACAACCACAAGAATGTTACCTTTGTCTTCACTGAGGCGATCTAATGAGCCATAGAGCATTTTACTGGAAGCTATTTGCAGATGAAAACACCCCCAGGGAGAGGCTGCTCTGGGTTATGTTTTCAAGTCTGCGCAGGGTTCATTCCGAGCTATGCACTGTGGTTCCATGGGTGCTGAATAGGGTGGCTCTGCAGACCCATTGTCACCCGTTTTGTTTGTGCTCAGGGCccaaataattttaagaagtaCTTAGTGAGTGACCAGCTGCAATGTCTCATATTCAAATTTGGCTTATACGTTTATGCCAAATTTGGCATATGTATTTACAGTTTGGGGACACATAcaccgaaaaaaaaaatctcttctattttttttggcATGACTGAAGCATAAAGCAAAAGATTAAAGTTTAAGTTTCAATAGAAAATTCTGTGAAATTGCAAAATGTCATCACTGCCAGATGGGAGGAGATAGAGGAAGGATCCTTCATCCTTAGAGGCAGAAGGTGGTGGACTTGTGCACCTCGGAAGCCTGAATTAATAGTTCTACCAAACCATTCTGGAGCCTCTGgccataatatataaatatgcagaCTCTTGAATGAACAATTACGAAATTGTGGTCCCTGGTTTCAACGAGTATCTTCGGGAGGAATACTAGAACCCAGGTTCCTTGTGAAAGCCataaaataaagagtataaaGAAAACTTCTTGAGACTCACTGTGGAAATAAAAGGCCTTGCTTTGGTTTGGGTCAGTAAGCCCTGGTACTGCAGAGATGATGGTAGAGGGAGGGGTCCAGTGCCCCAAACTGCTCACAGCCCAAGCAAAACCAGGCTACAGATGTCCACGGGGCAGCAACTCACAATGAGGACATTGTGTCATCTACTCTCTCATCCGTTCTTGCCTGACCCTGGGATCTTCCTCTAACCCACTGTCAGCTAAACCGGGAGAGTAGCTAGGACGAAAACTTGATAGGAAACCCCAAGGTATGAGGCTCATCTTACACACAATCCCCCTTTTCAAACCAACACTGTGTTTCAAATAAAAgcacacctccctccctctcttatTCCTGAGGCAGCCACAGAGGTGAGCTGCTATTTCCCAACAGTGTCCTGAGCCAAAACACATGAGAACACACAGGAGCAGATCCAGACTTGCTGGCCCCACGGAGATTACACAAAGCTTGGTCCACAACATGGAACAATGTAAGCGTGTATGAGGTGCTGAGCATTCCACGCATGGCCCACGTGTCAGATGCATGCCCACATCCCAGGTCTGGCGCAAGGCCCACTCCCTGGGCCTTCGGTTAAATGCAGGTTCTGTGCTCCCAAGAAGATACACATCAACAGCTGAATTTCGGCTCTCGAGCCCTTTGAAGATAGGACTGCTGTATCCCAGCCCTCTGGCACCTCCTGCAACCCGCCTTCTCTCTGTGCAGGAAACGACACACTCTCTTACTGGGATCACACAGCACACATATCTACAGAAGCAgccaaagagaaaacacaaatccCATAAACAGGAACTTTATTAAACTACGCATTACATAAAAGGACATATAAATGGACCTTTAAATACATTCAGTTTATCTTAAATTCATATAGAAACTTATTTACAGTTctgcattatatatttaaattatttttccaagcTTACTACCAATAAAAGGTAATAGAATGATCACCTGTTCACACAGATGCATACAAGCTGTCCATAGGGCTAAGCAAAACACCACTTCTCAGGAAACTCAGCTTATTAGATATCAAAGCAACAACTCATTCTGAAGGTGCTTTCTTCTGAGTGGCCCTTTATGTGAGACCTCTGCTGTAGGGATGCTGGGGGTTAGTTCTGGAAGCTGATCCCAGGGCAGACATGGGTCCTTGGTTGTTCATGATGACTTGGACTCTTGGAGTTGGAAGGACCCTTGAAGACCATGATCGAGGCCATGCCCCTACTTCTGCAGACTGGGAAACAAAGGATTAAGAAGAGGGAGGGACTTGCCAAAACCACACAGCATCAGTGATGGAACAGGGACTCTGACCCCAGTTTCTAGGGTCCCGCCAAGGGGCCCCGACCCTGGCACTACCCACAAATCCACAAACTTTTGACCTCTTTCACAGGCCCTATGGTTTGAACATTTTTGTCTGCATGGttaaatacatgatttttaaGGCTTTTTGAGATGGTGAAAAATGGCTCAGGATTCATCTTTGTGGAGCACTGGAAATACGTACTGAGGGCTGCTTTTACAAGAGGTTTTGTGGTCAAGTGCCTTACTTCTTCAACCATGAAGTTTACCTTTTCAATTTAGCTGACTTATGGAAGCTCAGAGTTTCCAAGTAATTTGAATGGAAGGCAACATTCTACAGGAGGGAGACTGTAACATCGACCATATGGATTCATCACAAATACATTATATTTGCCGAAATCCACCTACCACTGTCAGATCTAGAACAAAGTTTCACTAACAAGTGATCAAAAgtaaaaaatggggggggggcaatttttaaataacaaaaaagttTCAAGAATTCCTCCATTTCCCAATTAGTCAGAGGGAAATAGTGAACTGGCACTGAGTAGAAATAGtacatgttttcctctttcttttgaatgaagcctgacttttttttccaaaattttcctGATAATATAAAATCTTCttaaagcaattttttttggtctgtttttaaaaacttgatctGTTTTTTCTCAGGATTTAAAACCACTGTACCAAAGAACAGACAGCAACATTAAAAAGtatcgagagagagagagagagagagagagagagagagagagagagagagagagagagagagagaagaggagaggagaggagaggagaggagaggagaggagaggagaggagaggagaggagaggaggagagagagagggagggagggagagaggtgagaGGAGAGAGCTTCTCTCCAGGCTCCAGGTCACATTAGCAAAGGAAAGAGTGGGAGACTGAAGGgttttttcttccctgtaacTAGAGCGAACACAAGTCATAGCAGCCTTCACTCAGTTTTACAACAGATACTCAAATGAGAAAACACAACGGGAAAGATGTGCTCAGCTGAACAGTCCCTGATGACCTTCCATCAAAATATGGCAGCTCTAAACTCTGGAAGCTTCAGCATTCTCCCAGGGGCTGCCACCCATCTGCAGGGGAGACTTGCCCCATTGTCCACGGTGCCTGTCCCAACACACAGGAGCACCCGATTTCCGTCCACCAGTCTCACTTTCCCTCCTGTCCACACCCAAACCCTCACCAAAGTCAGCAGGGTGAGGCGAGCAAAGAAGAAAGTCTTCAGGAAGACGGGGCCAACCACAGAACACCCAAGGTCTTGCGGAAGTCCAGTTGCCAGCTATGCACAGGGTGGGCAGGTGGAACCCTGAGGCCAGGGAACACAGGAAGATAAAAACATCTTCACCGTTTCCCCCCTGGGCCGCATTTCACTCCGTGAAAGGAACCAACTAAAACAAcgtttaatttttatattaaaaaataagtcattgATACATAAAAACTGGCCCCAAATCTTCTTTTACTTGTTACATAGGAAAGTCATTTTCCTCGTCTGAGTCGTTCACGGGTCTCTGTGGTCTGTTTGGGAGACGGGGTCCGCCTGGTCCACCTCCGGGGCGCGGGTGGAGATGCCTACCCGTGGCGGCAGGACGTCCGACCGGCAGTTCATCCAGCCAGAGTCAGCGCGGCATGGTGGGCGGGCCCCACGGCTGCACCTTCGGTGACAGGAGCACTGGCAGGTGGCCCCGGCGGACTTTATGTGGAATAGACATTCGGGGTCGGCCTTTCGCAGAAATCAGTCCTCACCACCCGAACCCCAGGACGCGAGCGGGGAGCGCGGACGCCTCTCACTTCCACAAGGGATGGAGCCCCTTCCCCAGCGCCCCCCGACAGGCGTCCTTCAGCCGGAAGGAGGCCCTTTCCCCGGCCCCGCGGCCCTTCGGCGGGGCCTGGGCGCTGTCTCCGGGGCCCTCGGCTGACTCGGGCCCCTTCCGGGGGGCGCGGACGCTGCCGGCCCGCCGCAGGGCGCCGCTGTCCTTGGGGGCGGCGTCCTCGGGGCCACCCTTCACCTTCAGCTGCCGCTGCGACACGGTCCGGGTGAGGCCCGGGGATCTGGCCACAGGCGGGGAGTCGGTCCTCTGGCACCGAGACGAGGAGGCGACCGTGTTGCGGGCGAAGCTGGGGACCGGGGCCGGGCCGCGGGGCGCGCTGGGGGCcggcggggcgcggggcggcTCCTCGGGGCTGTCGGGGCCCTGGGAGCCGGAGCGGCAGATCTTGTTCTCTTCGGGCTTCTGCCGTGGAACATTGCGCAGGGGCTTGGCGCTGGGCTTCCTGAAGGAGCTCCTGGTTGGCGCTGGGGGCTCCCTCCCGGTCCGGACCGCCGTCGAAGACCTCCCGGGCGACGCGTTCGGGGTCCCCAGCACCGAGCTGCGGCGCGACAGCGGCGCCGGCGGGTTAGCGCCGACGGGGCCCTCGCGAGGGGCGCGCTTGCCGGGTGGGGGGGCGCGGCCGGCGCGCGAGATGGGCACGACCTTGCGCATGCTCTCACTCTCCCAGCCCGTCAGCGTCCGCACCGGCCCCGCCGCTGCCGCGCCCCGCCGGGCAGGCCCAGCCCTGGACGCCCCCGTCGACGCCTCTTTGAGGGGGCCCCTCTTCGGGGccatcacctccctccctctggccggCCTGTCCTTGGGCAGGCCCCCCTTGCAGTCCGGCTCGCTCTTCCCTGAGAGGGAGCCGGCGGAGGCGGCAGTGGGAGCCTCCGCAGGCGGGTGGCAGGCAGGGTTTGAGGAGACCTGGCTGCCGCCCGTCTCCCCAGCCCTGGAGGACACGGAGCCCTCCCCGTCGCCCCCCTCCCCCGGGTCCCCCCCTTCGGGTCTGGAGTCGGTTCCCTCCGAGCAGTCCAGGGTCAGCGAGCAGTCGGTGGTGTCCGAGATGTAGAACAGAGACCCAGGATCTTGGTTCTCGGGGTTGCTGCTGCCCTCAGATACTGGAGCCGCGCTGATGGGCTCATCCGGGGCAGCGCTGCCATCCCCCGGGGCCGGGCTGGGACCCCCCTGGGCACCTCTGCCCACGGGCGTCGGGCTGCCGTTGCTGGCGCCCAGGGACTGCGGGTTCTCATCTTCCACGGACGCCAGCTCCATTGGACTGAAGTCATTTACGGTCAGCGGGGCCAGCTCCTCCGGGCCCTTGGCAGCCTGGAGGTCGAACTGGGCCAGACCCGTCACCAGCTCATGCTCCCTAATCCCTAGAGCCAACGGCGAAAGTGGAGGGGACCGCACGGAACCCAGGCCCACGGGCTCGCTGTTCCTCTTTCGGAGGATGCTGACCCCATTGCGCCGAACCCGGGGTAAGGCGGGGGCGGGTTCTTCAGGTCGGGGCGCCGGGAGCTGCCCCGGCCAAgcggaggtggggtggggggtctcCTCCTGGCCCTCCGAGACCGGAGGTCTGTGTGCTGGGCTGGAGCCCTGGTCCCTCTGTCCTCCAGGCTCCGTCCGGGCTCCGCTGGCCGGGGCCTGCCAGGGGCAGCTCCGGGGCAAGCTGTGGAACTTGAGCTCCTCAGGGCTGTCAGTGGAGCTCTCCAGGAAGGTCAGCAGCTCCCGGTCGGCCACGATGCTCAGGGAGAGGCGGGAGCGGCGGGTGTTGGGGGGCCGGTAGGAGAGGCTGATGGGCCTGGAGTGCAGGAAAGGCGGCAGGTCCTCCACGCCCCTCTTAGTCAACAGCTCCACGTCATTCTCACTGCTGCTCCGGCCGAATCCAAGCTCCCCAGCCGGCCAGAAATGCCGTTTCTGCTCCAGCTCCTTCAGCCGCTGCAGGCGCCTCAGCTCCTGCACCTCGCGGTCGTGGTTGTCCTGAAGGAGGGACGGAGAGAAGCCAGAAGATGCATGAGACACGTGGGACCCAAGTGCAATTCCAGAGACAGCTACCCTAAGACCCCACTGAGAGACACAGGCTGGAGGAGAGACCTGGGTCATTTGTTTCACCAAGGGAGACAGCCTGTGTTTGCATGTGAATGTGTGTTTGCAGTGCTTGTGTGCCCGGAGGGCTGGGGGCCTCTGTTCTCTGCAAACAACGTGGGCGTGGCCAGGCGTGCACACTAGGCCTGGCCCCAACCATCTGCCTAAAGTTGTCATCAGATCCCCTGGGCCCAACTTCCAGTCAAGGCATCGTGCCCTCAGTGCGGGCTGTGATTCCACACATGCCTGAGACCTCAACTCAGAGGAAACCCAACTTGGTTTCTAAGCAGGGCAGGAGAGAAAGGACTTCCAGGAAAGTGCTATTTAGGcaagagcagagagaaaataCAACGGGTGTTAAAAGAATCTGTGTTGCATGGaaacatctacacacacacacactcatgtgcACACATTCTACTTAACAATGATTTGGACGCATAAAGGTAGACTCAGGACATTAAGAGATGCCTTTCAATCTGTGTTCTCTGAATGCTCCCTGGTAAAGAAACACCAGAAATGCCACCGAGGCTCTGTCCCTTGTGCCCCACCCACTTCCCACAATCGGAGAGGAGGATTTGCTTTACAAATCTTTCTACCTGTCTCCCTGCTCCAAGGAGCCAGCCCTCCCGCCACAAACCGAACCGGAACAAATGCACACACCAAAGCACGCTTTACTGTCCTTAAATATACTCGTGTCACATAAACGTGCAGATGTCGCACCCAAATCTGCTATCATTGGCGCTTTTTACTTGAAAATCAATTTCCTCAGACAGTGGACTTTCCCTTCCAAGTTTCTGAGAGGCTCTGGCTCTGACCGGAAATTCTGGGCTCCTCCTGCAGCTCTGCCCTCGGGCTCCCCAAGGTCCCGGGTCTTCTCCTTTCAAGGCTGCCTGTGGGAGGGCATGGGGCCAGCTCCTGGCTCTCAGGACAGCGGGGCTGAGAGCATCATACAGGTGGCCTCATGGGCCTGGAGAACTCTGACTGGGAGCGAGGGCCTCGGAAAGAGCCAATTTGGCGGCTACCGCCCACCAGCGCCTCCGCCTGCTGACCTCACTGCTTGGACGGGGGAGAGGAATCGTGGCCACAGGCTCAGCCTCCTCTTCACTGGACAGAGAAAGGCAGCTTGAGAACTCCAGCTACTCACTTAGGGCTGGGGAGATGTCTGAGCAACCCCTCAGAGAAATGCAGCTAAGGACACATCTGTACTTAAAACACAGGGAAAGAGGTGACCCACGAGCACTTGGTTCCTTACCAGCACCTGAAATGATGGGATGTGATTTTGCTTTTAATTGACAGATGAAAGTTTTATTGGCAAAGCCAAgcaacccgggcttccctggtggcgcagtggttgagagtccgcctgccgatgcaggggacacgggttcgtgccccggtctgggaagatcccacatgccgtggagcggctgggcccgtgagccatggctgctgagcctgcgcgtccggagcctgtgctccgcaacgggagaggccacagcagtgagaggcccacgtatagcaaaaaaaaagaaaaaagccaagcAACCCAAAGGGTTTTGTGGCTTCTGCATGAATTCAGAGATTATTGGACCCGGAGGCTGAAGGGCAAGAAAGCAGCAGTCATGTTCAGACAGCAGCAGACTCCCTCACTATCAGGGCACTTTGAAGCCCACTCTGGCCGAGGACAGCCTGGTTCCCCAGATGCCAACCCCTGGCAATAGCTATGGAGCTTAAAACAGGGGAGTGAGGACCTTCCCATCATCCCGCTGTGACAAAGGTCCCCCTGAAAGAGGAAAGTGTCTCCTGGGAAGGGGGGAGGATCTTCAAAGAGGCGTCTTAATATCGTGACTGCCATCCTAAAAAAACCTAACAAAATGCTTTTAGGGCATCAGAGCGAGCGTAGGAATGAGCAGCTAAGTAGCAAAGGCAGCCAAACAATAGACTCCTGCCAACAGGGAAAGGCTCAGGGCTGAGACGGCAGAGCCCTTCCCCGGAATCACAAGCGACAGCCGGGCAACACCGCCTGGGCCAGACCTTCCTGATGCCCCGGAGCTGCTGAAGCACCTTTCCACCAcaggcagaggaaaaagaaaaatcctgacAACTCAGAAAACACAGAGCCGTACCTTCACTGCTTTGTTGAATTTGACACAGAAGTCTCTGAATATCTGAAGGCACTCGTCCAGTTTCACGGTGTCTTTGTCTTCACAGAAAAAGTCGATGAGGGTGTGGGCCTCGTCCTGGAGCTTTTGCTTCCAGCGCTCCAGCTCTGCCAGCTTTCCCAGGGCAAACTGCGGGGAAGGGGACAAACAGCACACGCTGAGGTGAGCGCTCGGCCTGCTGCCTGGTGCCTGGGGTTCAGTTTCAGGTCTCACTGCACGTCCCTGAGAGCTGACAGGAGAGTAATTCACCCCAAACAACACCTTGGGGAAGCGAGGGGAACCCCTACGCAAGGCCCGAGAGCCACAGGAGACTGAAGAGCTTTAAGCTGGAGGATGCCACCGACCAAATGTTCCCCTGTAAAGTCACTGGACACATGGCACGGGAGTGCAGTTGGTGTTGGTAAGGAAAACCCTGCATCTGTCTGtatctgttcttccttctctcatGACTGAGGCTTATACTGGGCCAAGGGTCTACTTCAGGGTCCCAAAAGTCACTTATATTGACCAGTTGTCTTATTCAGAGGTCTGCCCCATTGAGAGGGGTTTAAACGTACCCCCAAATGAGCTCTATCAGGGTCAGTGTCACCCCCGCAGGGACAAATGCCCAGCCTGGGCTTCTTATCCGAGTCAGCTCTGTCTATGGCCCACACTTGCACCCCTCACCCCCAAgccattcagtaggtttggggtggACCTGCCATTACTTTATTAAAACTCCCAGGAGGTTTTGATGGGTACCCATGGCTTGGAACTACTGCCCTATACAAATCAATCCTCTTggcctctttgtttttttcctaattcttccATGACAACGTCTCCAAGGCCCATATAGACTCAAGTACTGCAGCAATGCGGTGCGGCCGAAGGTAGCCCGCTCTCCTCTGCTGAGCCCCAGCCCCTTCAGGATGGGGATCCCCAGGGCCAAAGGCACAAGCGAATGTCCCCGACGGCAGCTCAGTGACATCTCCTGTTGAGCTGAGGTGAGGAAGCAGCGGGTAGAGGAGATGTAGCCCTGGGGAGACGGCATTTGGGGGTCACGCTGAAGCCTGACGGTGCTTTCTCTTTCACTGGATAACAAGGCTTATATGAAGAAGGTATATTCCTTTACGAAATCACACTTCTATTTGAGAAAATTCTCCTTGGGTGGAGGGCTGGGCGTGGGAAATAGTGAAGTTGCGGGCTGCCCACCTGGCGGATGGGCTCACTGCTTGAACACTAAAGAGAGTCTCAGGAGAAATTCCGAGAAGACGcatcccctcccacccacccacacactaACCCCCTCCAAAACCCTTTTCTTCCACTAAGCACATTCGAGAGGTAGCAGGAAACCAAAACTATTTAGGAAACCAAATGCCAGAGAAAGTAACCACCTGAGTCAGTAACCTGAGGCAGTGTGTGCGTTCACGCTGAATTTTTCTTCGAGGAGAGAAGGGTATTAATGGAAGGCTAAATCTTTGCCTGTCATTCTCACACAGGGCGAAAGGTAGATTCCAGCCAAGAACAGCTCAACTGCAGAAAAACAGGACTTTGACAAGAATCTTCATGGGAGCTTACTCCACCTGAGATGTCTCATCGCAGATCTTGTGGCGGACGGGGAGAGTGCCTGAGCGCTCGCAGTCCCCTTAGGACTCGGGAAAGTGAAACATTCTGAATAGGACCTGAAAAGCCACCACGCTCAGAGTTGTTTGCCAAGAGCTAGTTGCTGAACCCTTTCCTCATGGTTAAGGCCACAGATGAAAAAGCCCAAAGCAACGCTGGCAAAGCATGAATGACAGATTGGCAGTTGTCACAGCAATCTCAACTTTCCAGCTCAAACTTGTCTGCTGTGGACCAAAGTTCCACACCAGTACACTTGGTACCTCTCACCCAAAGGGTCAAAACACTGAAACAGATCTGCAAAACTATGTTCCTGTCATTTTTCTGCTCAAAAATGGTTCACCATAG
This window contains:
- the FHDC1 gene encoding FH2 domain-containing protein 1 isoform X1, which produces MSVSACLLPQGQEIISLEGNSTMHVMNCVSLVSDKGNGNIATTAGFMIGQTPPPPPPPLPPPPPPCPYSGKGFPPPPPPPPPPLPGGPPVPPPPPGLPPTSHLNGYSHLGKKKRIRSFFWKTIPEEQVRGKTNIWTLAAREQHHYQIDTKSVEELFGQQENTTKSSPSGRGGPLNSSFREGREEITILDAKRSMNIGIFLKQFKKSPLSIVEDIHQGKSEHYGSETLREFLKLLPESEEIKKLKAFSGDVAKLSLADSFLHCLIQVPNCSLRIEAMVLKKEFLPSCSSLYTDITILRTATKELMSCEELHSILHLVLQAGNIMNAGGYAGNAVGFKLSSLLKLADTKANKPGMNLLHFVAQEAQKKDAVLLNFSEKLHHVQEAARLSLDNTEAELHSLFVRTRSLKENVQRDGELCQQMEDFLQFALGKLAELERWKQKLQDEAHTLIDFFCEDKDTVKLDECLQIFRDFCVKFNKAVKDNHDREVQELRRLQRLKELEQKRHFWPAGELGFGRSSSENDVELLTKRGVEDLPPFLHSRPISLSYRPPNTRRSRLSLSIVADRELLTFLESSTDSPEELKFHSLPRSCPWQAPASGARTEPGGQRDQGSSPAHRPPVSEGQEETPHPTSAWPGQLPAPRPEEPAPALPRVRRNGVSILRKRNSEPVGLGSVRSPPLSPLALGIREHELVTGLAQFDLQAAKGPEELAPLTVNDFSPMELASVEDENPQSLGASNGSPTPVGRGAQGGPSPAPGDGSAAPDEPISAAPVSEGSSNPENQDPGSLFYISDTTDCSLTLDCSEGTDSRPEGGDPGEGGDGEGSVSSRAGETGGSQVSSNPACHPPAEAPTAASAGSLSGKSEPDCKGGLPKDRPARGREVMAPKRGPLKEASTGASRAGPARRGAAAAGPVRTLTGWESESMRKVVPISRAGRAPPPGKRAPREGPVGANPPAPLSRRSSVLGTPNASPGRSSTAVRTGREPPAPTRSSFRKPSAKPLRNVPRQKPEENKICRSGSQGPDSPEEPPRAPPAPSAPRGPAPVPSFARNTVASSSRCQRTDSPPVARSPGLTRTVSQRQLKVKGGPEDAAPKDSGALRRAGSVRAPRKGPESAEGPGDSAQAPPKGRGAGERASFRLKDACRGALGKGLHPLWK
- the FHDC1 gene encoding FH2 domain-containing protein 1 isoform X2, with protein sequence MGQATSSVRAEYTCLSRPAVSRRVGTDELNWWGGRGQVSSPLFSGLFVSTYAVREECAPGSDSKAPLAAHAWASELPASLWEITILDAKRSMNIGIFLKQFKKSPLSIVEDIHQGKSEHYGSETLREFLKLLPESEEIKKLKAFSGDVAKLSLADSFLHCLIQVPNCSLRIEAMVLKKEFLPSCSSLYTDITILRTATKELMSCEELHSILHLVLQAGNIMNAGGYAGNAVGFKLSSLLKLADTKANKPGMNLLHFVAQEAQKKDAVLLNFSEKLHHVQEAARLSLDNTEAELHSLFVRTRSLKENVQRDGELCQQMEDFLQFALGKLAELERWKQKLQDEAHTLIDFFCEDKDTVKLDECLQIFRDFCVKFNKAVKDNHDREVQELRRLQRLKELEQKRHFWPAGELGFGRSSSENDVELLTKRGVEDLPPFLHSRPISLSYRPPNTRRSRLSLSIVADRELLTFLESSTDSPEELKFHSLPRSCPWQAPASGARTEPGGQRDQGSSPAHRPPVSEGQEETPHPTSAWPGQLPAPRPEEPAPALPRVRRNGVSILRKRNSEPVGLGSVRSPPLSPLALGIREHELVTGLAQFDLQAAKGPEELAPLTVNDFSPMELASVEDENPQSLGASNGSPTPVGRGAQGGPSPAPGDGSAAPDEPISAAPVSEGSSNPENQDPGSLFYISDTTDCSLTLDCSEGTDSRPEGGDPGEGGDGEGSVSSRAGETGGSQVSSNPACHPPAEAPTAASAGSLSGKSEPDCKGGLPKDRPARGREVMAPKRGPLKEASTGASRAGPARRGAAAAGPVRTLTGWESESMRKVVPISRAGRAPPPGKRAPREGPVGANPPAPLSRRSSVLGTPNASPGRSSTAVRTGREPPAPTRSSFRKPSAKPLRNVPRQKPEENKICRSGSQGPDSPEEPPRAPPAPSAPRGPAPVPSFARNTVASSSRCQRTDSPPVARSPGLTRTVSQRQLKVKGGPEDAAPKDSGALRRAGSVRAPRKGPESAEGPGDSAQAPPKGRGAGERASFRLKDACRGALGKGLHPLWK